A region from the Hydra vulgaris chromosome 08, alternate assembly HydraT2T_AEP genome encodes:
- the LOC136083750 gene encoding uncharacterized protein LOC136083750, whose product MVQDDVFSNDETMHQSNPRDLTKQEFVFSNDETMHQSNPRAWMVKDNIFSNDENMHQSNPRVWMERDSDFIHDETMSQSNPRAWMEQDNVFSNDETMRQSNPRAWMEQDNDETMRQSNPRAWMESDDFSNDERQPFIQNDQDETSPDHDLQNFYDESPLSEQRFTEEDDVFSSDARKG is encoded by the exons ATGGTACAGGATGATGttttttcaaatgatgaaaccaTGCATCAATCTAACCCTAGAGATTTGACGAAACAAgagtttgttttttctaatgatGAAACCATGCATCAATCTAACCCAAGAGCTTGGATGGTAAaagataacattttttcaaatgatgaaaACATGCATCAATCTAACCCTAGAGTTTGGATGGAACGAGATAGTGATTTTATACATGATGAAACAATGAGTCAATCTAACCCTAGAGCTTGGATGGAGCAagataatgttttttcaaatgatgaaaccaTGCGTCAATCTAATCCCAGAGCCTGGATGGAACAAGATAATGATGAAACCATGCGTCAATCTAATCCAAGAGCCTGGATGGAAAGTGATGACTTTTCTAATGATGAACGTCAGCCTTTTATTCAGAACGATCAAGATGAAACAAg tcCAGATCacgatttacaaaatttttatgatgaatCTCCATTGTCTGAACAAAGGTTTACGGAGGAAGACGATGTTTTTTCTAGTGATGCAAGAAAGGGTTAA